In the Hordeum vulgare subsp. vulgare chromosome 7H, MorexV3_pseudomolecules_assembly, whole genome shotgun sequence genome, one interval contains:
- the LOC123407039 gene encoding uncharacterized protein LOC123407039 isoform X1: MEWSVPYIVDLMEKLGYPDSTKYKVYWLLPGQRIVDGLFFVCDDGDLQKLISTVPKDSNVVLFLDQMYVIDNSIWDDVLIESNAPELPSVIMSPCKSAEQFSGQAEEDITAKMNEKLDRLHKLKNLKEDDSDSDRLDSDPDFFDNDNDPLDGDDDMFAAFVDQDVRYSMIPDKGKEEVQGNEVEKDKDKKNKRKREDSDGELELPDSEDENFKFKFKSFVAIGMEEPEFKVEMFFSTVEQLREAIDQYSSPREREKFKTWQIVPLALWV; the protein is encoded by the exons ATG GAGTGGTCAGTACCTTATATTGTGGATTTGATGGAGAAATTGGGCTATCCCGATAGTACCAAGTACAAGGTTTATTGGTTGTTGCCCGGTCAGAGAATTGTCGATGGTCTTTTCTTTGTGTGTGATGATGGTGACCTTCAGAAGCTCATATCTACAGTGCCCAAGGATAGCAATGTAGTTCTTTTTTTGGATCAAATGTATGTGATTGATAATAGCATATGGGATGATGTGCTCATAGAATCAAATGCTCCAGAATTGCCTAGTGTCATTATGAGTCCATGCAAGAGTGCAGAGCAGTTTTCGGGGCAGGCAGAGGAGGATATCACTGCCAAGATGAATGAGAAGTTGGATAGATTGCATAAATTAAAGAATTTGAAGGAAGATGACAGTGATAGTGACAGGCTTGATTCAGATCCAGATTTTtttgacaacgacaatgaccCACTTGATGGGGATGACGATATGTTTGCTGCCTTTGTGGATCAAGATGTGAGATATTCAATGATCCCTGACAAAGGCAAAGAAGAAGTTCAAGGCAACGAGGTCGAGAAGGACAAGGATAAGAAGAATAAAAGGAAGAGGGAAGATTCTGATGGTGAGCTTGAATTACCAGATTCTGAAGATGAGAACTTCAAGTTCAAATTCAAGTCCTTTGTTGCAATTGGCATGGAAGAACCCGAGTTTAAGGTCGAAATGTTCTTTTCAACTGTCGAGCAGTTGCGAGAAGCAATCGATCAATATAGCAGCCCTAGAGAGAGGGAGAAGTTTAAAACATGGCAGATTGTACCACTTGCTCTTTGGGTCTAA
- the LOC123407039 gene encoding uncharacterized protein LOC123407039 isoform X2: MEKLGYPDSTKYKVYWLLPGQRIVDGLFFVCDDGDLQKLISTVPKDSNVVLFLDQMYVIDNSIWDDVLIESNAPELPSVIMSPCKSAEQFSGQAEEDITAKMNEKLDRLHKLKNLKEDDSDSDRLDSDPDFFDNDNDPLDGDDDMFAAFVDQDVRYSMIPDKGKEEVQGNEVEKDKDKKNKRKREDSDGELELPDSEDENFKFKFKSFVAIGMEEPEFKVEMFFSTVEQLREAIDQYSSPREREKFKTWQIVPLALWV; the protein is encoded by the coding sequence ATGGAGAAATTGGGCTATCCCGATAGTACCAAGTACAAGGTTTATTGGTTGTTGCCCGGTCAGAGAATTGTCGATGGTCTTTTCTTTGTGTGTGATGATGGTGACCTTCAGAAGCTCATATCTACAGTGCCCAAGGATAGCAATGTAGTTCTTTTTTTGGATCAAATGTATGTGATTGATAATAGCATATGGGATGATGTGCTCATAGAATCAAATGCTCCAGAATTGCCTAGTGTCATTATGAGTCCATGCAAGAGTGCAGAGCAGTTTTCGGGGCAGGCAGAGGAGGATATCACTGCCAAGATGAATGAGAAGTTGGATAGATTGCATAAATTAAAGAATTTGAAGGAAGATGACAGTGATAGTGACAGGCTTGATTCAGATCCAGATTTTtttgacaacgacaatgaccCACTTGATGGGGATGACGATATGTTTGCTGCCTTTGTGGATCAAGATGTGAGATATTCAATGATCCCTGACAAAGGCAAAGAAGAAGTTCAAGGCAACGAGGTCGAGAAGGACAAGGATAAGAAGAATAAAAGGAAGAGGGAAGATTCTGATGGTGAGCTTGAATTACCAGATTCTGAAGATGAGAACTTCAAGTTCAAATTCAAGTCCTTTGTTGCAATTGGCATGGAAGAACCCGAGTTTAAGGTCGAAATGTTCTTTTCAACTGTCGAGCAGTTGCGAGAAGCAATCGATCAATATAGCAGCCCTAGAGAGAGGGAGAAGTTTAAAACATGGCAGATTGTACCACTTGCTCTTTGGGTCTAA